In Carya illinoinensis cultivar Pawnee chromosome 7, C.illinoinensisPawnee_v1, whole genome shotgun sequence, the following are encoded in one genomic region:
- the LOC122316844 gene encoding serine hydroxymethyltransferase 2, mitochondrial isoform X1, translating into MAMAMALRRIASSLDKPVRPLFNGGSLYYMSSLPNEAVYEKEKTRVTWPKQLNAPLEVVDPEISDIIELEKTRQWKGLELIPSENFTSVSVMQAVGSVMTNKYSEGYPGARYYGGNEYIDMAESLCQKRALEAFRLDPAKWGVNVQPLSGSPANFQVYTALLKPHERIMALDLPHGGHLSHGYQTDTKKISAVSIFFETMPYRLNESTGYIDYDQLEKSATLFRPKLIVAGASAYARLYDYARIRKVCDKQKAILLADMAHISGLVAAGVIPSPFEYADVVTTTTHKSLRGPRGAMIFFRKGVKEINKQGKEVLYDYEDKINQAVFPGLQGGPHNHTIAGLAVALKQATTSEYKAYQEQVLSNCSKFAQTLVENGYELVSGGTDNHLVLVNLKSKGIDGSRVEKVLESVHIAANKNTVPGDVSAMVPGGIRMGKAFSLIRKFLFDFCGVFKPDKFLCASGTPALTSRGFVEEDFAKVAEFFDSAVKLALKIKTETQGTKLKDFLATMQSSHFQSGIAKLRHDVEEYAKQFPTIGFEKETMKYKK; encoded by the exons atggcaatGGCGATGGCGCTTCGTAGGATTGCCTCTTCCCTTGACAAGCCCGTTCGACCTCTCTTCAATGGCGGTTCCCTCTATTACATG TCATCATTGCCTAACGAGGCTGTGTACGAGAAGGAGAAAACCCGTGTCACA TGGCCGAAGCAATTGAATGCTCCCCTCGAGGTTGTGGATCCGGAGATTTCGGACATTATAGAGCTTGAGAAAACTAGACAATGGAAG GGGCTAGAACTTATTCCCTCAGAGAACTTCACTTCTGTCTCTGTAATGCAAGCAGTTGGATCTGTCATGACTAATAAATACAGTGAAGGATATCCTGGTGCTAGATACTATGGAGGAAACGA GTACATTGACATGGCAGAATCCTTATGCCAGAAGCGCGCTTTGGAAGCATTTCGATTGGATCCAGCAAAATGGGGAG TGAACGTGCAGCCTCTATCTGGGTCTCCAGCTAATTTCCAGGTTTACACGGCATTGTTAAAACCCCATGAGAGAATCATGGCACTCGATCTTCCTCACGGAGGGCATCTTTCTCATGGCTATCAG ACTGACACCAAAAAGATATCTGCAGTGTCTATATTTTTTGAGACAATGCCATATAGATTGAATGAGAGCACTGGCTATATTGACTATGACCAG TTGGAGAAAAGTGCCACACTTTTCCGGCCAAAGTTGATAGTGGCTGGTGCTAGTGCTTATGCACGTCTGTACGATTATGCACGTATTCGCAAG GTGTGTGACAAACAGAAAGCAATCCTGTTGGCAGATATGGCACATATTAGTGGGCTGGTGGCAGCTGGTGTCATCCCATCACCTTTCGAGTATGCAGATGTGGTGACCACCACAACTCACAAGTCTCTTCGTGGGCCACGTGGTGCCATGATTTTCTTCAGAAAGGGGGTAAAAGAGATCAACAAACAAGGGAAAGAG GTATTGTATGATTATGAAGACAAAATAAATCAGGCAGTATTTCCTGGACTTCAAGGTGGCCCGCACAACCACACAATTGCCGGTTTAGCAGTTGCACTGAAACAG GCTACAACCTCAGAATACAAAGCCTATCAAGAGCAAGTTCTCAGCAATTGCTCAAAATTTGCACAG ACTCTCGTTGAGAATGGCTATGAACTTGTTTCTGGTGGTACCGATAACCACCTGGTATTGGTGAATTTGAAGAGCAAG GGAATCGATGGCTCTAGGGTTGAGAAGGTGCTGGAATCCGTTCACATTGCAGCCAACAAAAACACTGTTCCTGGAGATGTCTCTGCCATGGTTCCTGGTGGCATCAGGATGGGTAAAGCCTTTTCCTTGATCAGAAAGTTCTTATTTGATTTCTGTGGAGTATTTAAGCCTGATAAATTTTTGTGCGCTTCAGGAACTCCGGCTCTTACTTCTAGGGGATTTGTTGAGGAGGATTTTGCTAAGGTAGCAGAATTCTTTGATTCTGCTGTGAAGTTGGCTTTGAAGATCAAGACAGAAACTCAAG GAACAAAGTTGAAGGACTTCTTGGCCACAATGCAGTCTTCTCACTTTCAGTCTGGAATTGCTAAGCTCCGACATGATGTTGAGGAGTATGCAAAGCAGTTTCCTACAATAGGGTTTGAGAAAGAAACAATGAAGTacaagaaatga
- the LOC122316844 gene encoding serine hydroxymethyltransferase, mitochondrial isoform X2, with the protein MAMAMALRRIASSLDKPVRPLFNGGSLYYMSSLPNEAVYEKEKTRVTWPKQLNAPLEVVDPEISDIIELEKTRQWKGLELIPSENFTSVSVMQAVGSVMTNKYSEGYPGARYYGGNEYIDMAESLCQKRALEAFRLDPAKWGVNVQPLSGSPANFQVYTALLKPHERIMALDLPHGGHLSHGYQTDTKKISAVSIFFETMPYRLNESTGYIDYDQLEKSATLFRPKLIVAGASAYARLYDYARIRKVCDKQKAILLADMAHISGLVAAGVIPSPFEYADVVTTTTHKSLRGPRGAMIFFRKGVKEINKQGKEVLYDYEDKINQAVFPGLQGGPHNHTIAGLAVALKQATTSEYKAYQEQVLSNCSKFAQTLVENGYELVSGGTDNHLVLVNLKSKGIDGSRVEKVLESVHIAANKNTVPGDVSAMVPGGIRMGTPALTSRGFVEEDFAKVAEFFDSAVKLALKIKTETQGTKLKDFLATMQSSHFQSGIAKLRHDVEEYAKQFPTIGFEKETMKYKK; encoded by the exons atggcaatGGCGATGGCGCTTCGTAGGATTGCCTCTTCCCTTGACAAGCCCGTTCGACCTCTCTTCAATGGCGGTTCCCTCTATTACATG TCATCATTGCCTAACGAGGCTGTGTACGAGAAGGAGAAAACCCGTGTCACA TGGCCGAAGCAATTGAATGCTCCCCTCGAGGTTGTGGATCCGGAGATTTCGGACATTATAGAGCTTGAGAAAACTAGACAATGGAAG GGGCTAGAACTTATTCCCTCAGAGAACTTCACTTCTGTCTCTGTAATGCAAGCAGTTGGATCTGTCATGACTAATAAATACAGTGAAGGATATCCTGGTGCTAGATACTATGGAGGAAACGA GTACATTGACATGGCAGAATCCTTATGCCAGAAGCGCGCTTTGGAAGCATTTCGATTGGATCCAGCAAAATGGGGAG TGAACGTGCAGCCTCTATCTGGGTCTCCAGCTAATTTCCAGGTTTACACGGCATTGTTAAAACCCCATGAGAGAATCATGGCACTCGATCTTCCTCACGGAGGGCATCTTTCTCATGGCTATCAG ACTGACACCAAAAAGATATCTGCAGTGTCTATATTTTTTGAGACAATGCCATATAGATTGAATGAGAGCACTGGCTATATTGACTATGACCAG TTGGAGAAAAGTGCCACACTTTTCCGGCCAAAGTTGATAGTGGCTGGTGCTAGTGCTTATGCACGTCTGTACGATTATGCACGTATTCGCAAG GTGTGTGACAAACAGAAAGCAATCCTGTTGGCAGATATGGCACATATTAGTGGGCTGGTGGCAGCTGGTGTCATCCCATCACCTTTCGAGTATGCAGATGTGGTGACCACCACAACTCACAAGTCTCTTCGTGGGCCACGTGGTGCCATGATTTTCTTCAGAAAGGGGGTAAAAGAGATCAACAAACAAGGGAAAGAG GTATTGTATGATTATGAAGACAAAATAAATCAGGCAGTATTTCCTGGACTTCAAGGTGGCCCGCACAACCACACAATTGCCGGTTTAGCAGTTGCACTGAAACAG GCTACAACCTCAGAATACAAAGCCTATCAAGAGCAAGTTCTCAGCAATTGCTCAAAATTTGCACAG ACTCTCGTTGAGAATGGCTATGAACTTGTTTCTGGTGGTACCGATAACCACCTGGTATTGGTGAATTTGAAGAGCAAG GGAATCGATGGCTCTAGGGTTGAGAAGGTGCTGGAATCCGTTCACATTGCAGCCAACAAAAACACTGTTCCTGGAGATGTCTCTGCCATGGTTCCTGGTGGCATCAGGATGG GAACTCCGGCTCTTACTTCTAGGGGATTTGTTGAGGAGGATTTTGCTAAGGTAGCAGAATTCTTTGATTCTGCTGTGAAGTTGGCTTTGAAGATCAAGACAGAAACTCAAG GAACAAAGTTGAAGGACTTCTTGGCCACAATGCAGTCTTCTCACTTTCAGTCTGGAATTGCTAAGCTCCGACATGATGTTGAGGAGTATGCAAAGCAGTTTCCTACAATAGGGTTTGAGAAAGAAACAATGAAGTacaagaaatga